Proteins co-encoded in one Spirosoma endbachense genomic window:
- a CDS encoding L-lactate permease, with product MKWTQVIDPLNNIALSVLVAAMPIIFIFWALIIKKMKGYQASLIAIAIATVIAILVYGMPVKLAVLSIAHGGLYGLFPICWLVIMSVFLFNLTVKSGQFEIIKHFMASITSDRRLQALLIAFSFGSFLEGTAGFGAPVAITAAMLVGLGFNPLYASGICLIANTAPVAFGSIGIPITVASQVSGIPEMPISQMVGRTLPILSIILPFYLVTIIAGFKKAKEVLPAVLVSGVSFALLQYLSSNFLGPSLPDVIAGLGSIVCLMVFLRFWKPKTIWRFANEPAPTLNTDITYTGGQILRAWSPFIVLTIMVIAWGMQPIKDALNSLGLFQFEVPGLHNVIQDKDGALLPKVFKFNYLSAAGTAILIADLIAIPMIGLTYSEGAKVFAATLNQLKFPVLTIAAVLGFAYIVNDSGITLTLAEVLANTGYLFPFFAPVLGWLGVFITGSDTSANALFSKLQYATATSIGVDPVVTVAANVSGGVVGKMISPQSIAVAAAAGDLVGQESQLFRFTVKHSFIMLVVICFITLAQAYAVKWIIPVYEMINSKKLVAAPDASRGYIYLIVLAVLLVTLASTILIIARRKNQTPTLAN from the coding sequence ATGAAATGGACACAGGTTATTGATCCACTTAATAACATCGCCTTGTCCGTTTTGGTAGCGGCAATGCCCATTATTTTCATTTTCTGGGCATTGATTATCAAAAAAATGAAAGGCTATCAGGCCAGTTTAATCGCCATAGCCATTGCAACCGTCATTGCTATTTTAGTGTATGGCATGCCCGTAAAACTGGCCGTTTTATCCATTGCACATGGGGGTTTATATGGCCTGTTCCCGATCTGCTGGCTGGTGATCATGTCGGTTTTTCTCTTCAATTTGACCGTCAAAAGTGGGCAATTCGAAATCATCAAACACTTCATGGCGTCGATCACCTCCGACCGGCGGTTGCAGGCGTTACTGATCGCGTTTTCGTTCGGCTCATTTCTGGAAGGAACGGCTGGCTTTGGCGCACCCGTCGCCATCACCGCAGCGATGCTGGTTGGGCTGGGTTTCAATCCGCTCTATGCATCGGGCATTTGCCTCATTGCCAATACGGCTCCTGTTGCCTTTGGTTCGATCGGCATTCCCATCACGGTGGCCTCACAAGTGTCGGGCATTCCTGAGATGCCTATTTCGCAAATGGTCGGGCGTACACTTCCCATCCTGTCCATCATACTCCCTTTCTATCTGGTAACCATTATTGCCGGTTTTAAAAAGGCAAAGGAGGTTTTACCAGCGGTGCTGGTGTCGGGAGTTTCATTCGCCTTACTCCAGTATCTCTCCTCTAACTTCCTGGGGCCTTCCCTACCCGATGTCATTGCGGGCCTGGGATCGATTGTATGTCTGATGGTTTTTCTCCGATTCTGGAAACCGAAAACCATCTGGCGCTTTGCCAATGAACCCGCCCCTACGCTCAATACCGATATTACGTATACGGGCGGGCAAATATTAAGAGCCTGGTCGCCCTTTATCGTACTGACCATAATGGTTATTGCCTGGGGCATGCAGCCTATTAAGGACGCGCTAAATTCACTGGGGTTATTTCAGTTCGAAGTGCCTGGCCTTCATAACGTTATCCAGGACAAGGACGGCGCACTGCTACCCAAAGTATTCAAATTCAATTACTTATCTGCTGCCGGAACAGCCATCTTAATTGCCGACCTGATTGCGATACCCATGATCGGGCTGACATACAGTGAAGGGGCCAAAGTTTTTGCGGCCACATTAAATCAGTTAAAATTCCCCGTTCTGACGATAGCTGCGGTGCTAGGCTTTGCCTACATCGTCAATGATTCGGGCATAACCCTAACCCTGGCCGAAGTGCTGGCTAACACGGGTTATTTATTTCCATTTTTCGCACCTGTACTCGGCTGGCTGGGTGTTTTCATTACGGGTTCGGATACGTCGGCCAATGCGTTGTTCAGTAAACTACAGTATGCTACAGCAACATCCATTGGCGTAGATCCGGTGGTGACGGTGGCGGCCAATGTGTCGGGCGGAGTTGTGGGCAAAATGATTTCCCCTCAATCGATTGCGGTGGCAGCGGCAGCCGGTGATTTGGTCGGGCAGGAATCACAACTCTTCCGCTTTACGGTGAAGCATAGTTTTATCATGCTGGTTGTCATCTGTTTTATTACCCTGGCACAGGCTTACGCAGTAAAATGGATAATTCCAGTTTATGAAATGATCAACAGCAAAAAACTGGTTGCAGCCCCCGACGCATCCCGAGGTTACATCTATCTGATTGTATTGGCCGTCCTGTTAGTCACGCTGGCATCTACTATTCTGATTATTGCCAGACGAAAAAACCAGACACCAACTTTAGCGAATTAA
- a CDS encoding sugar phosphate isomerase/epimerase family protein produces MRLFSLLFICLSFAACTKHTKNKSLVFSKYPNLKIGFSTQNFQKAMPVNVESLSEIIDYASKEGYDFIELRDDQASLSQDECKVLAELARKNKLDVIYEIQKNILDTGYYDVFERGLANTLLFTGPGILRALVSKSEFELDSTKKGWNKAEMIQLSSLADSCARVAKNNKIQFIVENLNEPFFSNSDAYLGLDSFFRNTTGTGLQFDIGNPFRNSSRENADPQKVADFLATMGNRWVTTHLKTLKEGESQPRLTSNPLEVDKVIELMAKQNVRYVTIELLPVTDKKQCFDNHAKSIQFLKEKGILKTD; encoded by the coding sequence ATGAGGTTATTCTCTTTACTTTTTATTTGCCTATCGTTTGCTGCCTGCACAAAACATACTAAAAATAAATCGCTAGTCTTCAGTAAATATCCAAATCTAAAAATTGGGTTTTCAACACAAAATTTCCAAAAGGCCATGCCTGTTAATGTGGAAAGTTTGAGTGAGATTATTGATTATGCATCAAAAGAAGGTTATGATTTTATAGAACTACGCGATGATCAGGCAAGTCTTTCTCAGGACGAATGCAAGGTATTGGCTGAACTGGCTAGAAAGAACAAATTAGATGTGATATATGAAATCCAGAAAAATATTCTTGATACGGGTTATTATGACGTATTTGAACGAGGTCTAGCCAATACCTTGCTATTCACAGGTCCCGGTATTCTACGGGCACTGGTTTCAAAATCTGAGTTTGAGCTTGATAGCACCAAAAAAGGATGGAATAAGGCAGAGATGATTCAATTAAGTAGCCTGGCTGATAGCTGTGCTCGGGTTGCAAAAAATAACAAGATTCAATTTATCGTTGAAAATCTCAATGAACCTTTTTTTAGTAATAGTGATGCCTATTTAGGGCTGGATAGCTTTTTCAGGAATACCACTGGTACTGGTTTACAATTCGATATAGGAAATCCTTTTCGGAATTCATCAAGAGAAAATGCTGATCCACAAAAAGTAGCTGATTTTCTAGCAACGATGGGAAATCGCTGGGTGACCACTCATTTAAAAACGTTAAAGGAAGGTGAATCTCAGCCAAGGCTTACCAGCAATCCACTCGAGGTCGATAAAGTCATTGAGCTGATGGCGAAGCAGAATGTACGGTATGTGACCATTGAATTGCTCCCTGTTACTGACAAGAAACAATGCTTCGACAACCACGCCAAAAGCATTCAATTTCTAAAAGAGAAAGGCATTTTAAAAACTGACTGA
- a CDS encoding DUF3244 domain-containing protein gives MLTLMSKLAVSILMSAATLANPTTPKTMSFDASAFVTIDNQIRVSVSKTAEVPVEIVLRNAENQVIFRQDISKKEAKYAVKLNVNELADGKYELEVKSNEGSIRKQLNLSTRPVAQTTRIVAMQ, from the coding sequence ATGTTAACGTTAATGAGCAAATTGGCCGTTTCTATTCTGATGAGTGCAGCTACACTGGCCAATCCAACAACACCCAAAACAATGTCATTCGACGCCAGTGCCTTCGTAACCATTGATAACCAGATTCGGGTATCGGTTAGTAAGACCGCTGAGGTGCCGGTTGAAATTGTACTGCGCAATGCGGAGAATCAGGTAATCTTCCGTCAGGATATCAGCAAGAAGGAAGCCAAGTATGCGGTTAAATTGAATGTCAATGAATTGGCCGACGGTAAGTATGAACTGGAAGTTAAATCGAACGAAGGAAGCATTCGGAAGCAGCTGAATCTGTCAACCCGGCCTGTAGCTCAGACAACCCGTATTGTTGCCATGCAATAG
- a CDS encoding sugar ABC transporter substrate-binding protein: protein MNYTLILAVLLTGCNQSTSSEKGQDNQDKKLVVGATMLSMQNEFIVNVNDEMAKKAEQSNVEFITVDAERSALKQIEQVESFIAQKVDAIIMNPCEVEASSPAVTKALAAHIPIINVNSATSAKPTAFVGSDDVESGRIAMNYIAKRLGGKGNVVMMHGYMGQAAQIQREQGAREVLKQYPGLKLIAHQTGEWDRAKSMALMENWIQSYGAEINAVFAQNDEMGMGAVKALTSAGLKDKVVVVSIDAIPDALQAVKNGTLDATVFQNAEQQGAKAIETAINIAKGKAYEKETLIPFELVTKDNLTKYMK, encoded by the coding sequence ATGAACTACACTCTTATACTGGCGGTCTTGCTTACGGGCTGTAATCAATCAACTTCCAGCGAGAAAGGGCAGGATAATCAGGATAAAAAGCTGGTAGTTGGGGCGACAATGCTCAGTATGCAAAACGAATTTATTGTCAATGTAAACGACGAGATGGCCAAAAAGGCCGAACAGAGCAATGTCGAATTCATTACAGTAGATGCCGAGCGGTCGGCGCTGAAACAGATTGAACAGGTAGAAAGCTTTATTGCCCAAAAAGTCGATGCGATCATTATGAATCCCTGCGAAGTAGAAGCCAGCTCGCCGGCTGTAACAAAAGCCTTGGCGGCTCATATACCAATCATCAACGTGAACTCGGCTACCAGTGCAAAACCAACGGCTTTTGTTGGCTCCGATGACGTTGAATCGGGGCGTATTGCTATGAACTACATTGCAAAGCGATTAGGAGGCAAAGGCAATGTAGTTATGATGCATGGCTATATGGGGCAGGCTGCTCAGATACAACGGGAACAGGGAGCCCGCGAAGTGCTCAAACAATACCCTGGCCTGAAGTTGATTGCACACCAGACTGGCGAATGGGATCGGGCGAAGTCGATGGCGTTGATGGAAAACTGGATTCAGTCGTATGGGGCCGAGATCAATGCTGTTTTTGCTCAGAATGACGAGATGGGGATGGGCGCAGTAAAGGCGCTGACTAGTGCAGGCTTAAAAGATAAAGTTGTCGTTGTCAGTATCGATGCGATTCCGGATGCGTTGCAGGCGGTCAAAAATGGCACCTTAGACGCGACTGTCTTTCAGAACGCCGAGCAACAGGGGGCAAAAGCCATTGAAACCGCCATCAACATTGCTAAAGGCAAGGCATACGAGAAAGAAACGCTGATCCCGTTCGAACTGGTGACCAAGGACAATTTGACCAAGTACATGAAGTAA
- a CDS encoding ABC transporter permease, with protein MKNGLTSYFNQVGGTYTLRTRGIGQYGIILAFILLCIILAVITPKFLTLSNLTNIVTQVSINALLAFGVTFVIITGGIDLSIGSMVAVTGVVAALFAHPDEYPVVVPLLMGLLSGLLLGAFNGFVITRTKVPPFIVTLGTMTIGRGLALILSKGRPISNLSDSFNFIGGGKLLGIPSPILILILAFVGCSIILKKTILGRYMYAVGGNEQAAEASGIRLNKVKMVVYTLCGGLAALAGILLTSRITTGQPNAGVGFELDAIAAAIIGGTSTSGGIGTITGTLIGALLIGVISNGLDLLNVTSYYQQVVMGIIIIGAVVLDSLSQTNKA; from the coding sequence ATGAAAAACGGACTAACTAGCTATTTCAATCAGGTTGGGGGCACTTATACACTACGTACGCGAGGCATTGGCCAATACGGCATCATTCTCGCATTCATTCTCCTGTGCATTATTCTGGCAGTAATCACGCCCAAATTTCTGACGCTGTCGAACCTGACCAATATAGTGACCCAGGTTTCCATCAATGCGTTACTGGCTTTTGGGGTCACGTTTGTTATCATAACGGGTGGCATTGATCTGTCGATTGGATCAATGGTTGCGGTTACTGGCGTCGTTGCGGCTTTATTTGCGCATCCCGACGAATATCCGGTGGTGGTTCCCCTATTGATGGGCTTACTCAGTGGATTGCTACTGGGTGCTTTCAACGGGTTCGTAATTACCCGAACCAAGGTTCCTCCCTTCATTGTAACCCTGGGCACCATGACGATAGGAAGAGGACTGGCGCTCATTCTCAGCAAAGGAAGGCCAATCTCTAATTTATCGGATTCATTTAATTTCATTGGCGGAGGCAAACTGCTGGGTATACCATCGCCCATTCTTATCCTGATACTTGCGTTTGTGGGTTGCTCCATCATTTTAAAGAAAACGATCTTAGGCCGATACATGTATGCAGTTGGGGGCAACGAGCAGGCGGCCGAAGCCTCCGGTATTCGACTGAACAAGGTAAAAATGGTCGTGTACACGCTATGTGGCGGACTGGCGGCACTGGCCGGAATTTTACTGACATCCCGCATTACGACCGGGCAGCCAAACGCAGGTGTCGGCTTCGAGCTTGACGCCATTGCGGCTGCAATCATTGGCGGAACCAGCACCTCGGGCGGAATAGGAACAATAACCGGTACGTTAATTGGTGCGCTATTGATTGGCGTAATCAGTAACGGGCTTGACCTGTTAAATGTAACATCGTATTACCAGCAGGTCGTGATGGGAATTATCATCATCGGGGCCGTCGTGCTGGATAGTTTGAGTCAAACCAATAAAGCATAA
- a CDS encoding sugar ABC transporter ATP-binding protein: protein MSLDNDYILQVRGLTKTFSGVTALDNVQLNLRKGEVHALMGENGAGKSTFMKILIGLLRPDSGEIIFEGDQLSTKNVSESLKKGISMIHQEILIVPELTVAQNIFLGREMTRLLPGWLDDQRIYKQAEVILSQMGVDIDARTKMKYLSVAEMQMVEIAKAISNDARVIIMDEPTSAISDKEVATLFAIIKELTRKGVAIIYISHKMDEIFAISDTITVLRDGQYIATKSASEIDTNSLISMMVGREIDSLFPATTARKGEEILSVKNLGRDGKFSGISFAVRAGEILGIAGLMGAGRTEIARAIFGLDRLDRGEIRVKGERVNINSPQDAIRHGIGYVSEDRKGLGFVANLSVKDNITLSSLLNHRKGLFIQKKSELGAASNMVGSLQIKASSIDQKVANLSGGNQQKVVIGKVLLSSPAVIILDEPTRGIDIGAKFEIYKLINQLVAKGLAVIIISSELPELVGMSDRILVLSRGEQTAVLSKEEATQEAIMAYAMPH from the coding sequence ATGAGCCTAGATAACGATTATATTCTTCAGGTACGTGGGCTGACAAAAACGTTTTCTGGCGTTACAGCGCTGGATAATGTTCAGTTAAACCTCCGAAAAGGAGAGGTTCATGCGCTGATGGGTGAAAATGGGGCCGGGAAATCGACATTCATGAAGATTTTAATCGGTCTGCTAAGGCCGGATTCCGGTGAAATTATCTTTGAAGGTGATCAATTGAGTACTAAAAATGTCAGCGAATCCCTGAAGAAAGGTATTTCGATGATTCATCAGGAGATCCTGATCGTGCCTGAACTGACCGTTGCCCAAAATATTTTTTTGGGGCGGGAAATGACCCGCCTATTGCCCGGCTGGCTCGATGATCAGCGGATTTATAAACAGGCCGAGGTTATTTTGAGCCAAATGGGCGTTGATATCGATGCCAGGACCAAAATGAAATACCTGAGTGTGGCCGAAATGCAAATGGTCGAAATTGCTAAGGCCATTTCCAACGATGCCAGGGTAATTATCATGGATGAGCCTACGTCGGCCATATCGGATAAAGAAGTAGCTACCCTTTTCGCGATCATTAAAGAACTCACCCGAAAAGGCGTTGCCATCATCTACATCTCGCACAAGATGGACGAAATTTTCGCCATATCCGATACCATTACTGTTCTGAGAGATGGTCAGTATATAGCGACAAAAAGTGCATCAGAGATTGATACAAACAGCCTGATATCGATGATGGTTGGCCGCGAAATCGACAGCCTGTTTCCGGCTACGACCGCCCGGAAAGGCGAGGAGATCTTATCGGTTAAAAATCTCGGTCGGGACGGAAAATTTTCGGGCATCAGTTTTGCCGTTCGGGCCGGGGAAATTCTGGGCATAGCGGGTCTGATGGGAGCAGGCAGAACCGAAATTGCCCGCGCCATTTTTGGCCTCGACCGACTCGATCGTGGTGAAATTCGCGTCAAAGGCGAACGGGTCAATATAAATTCTCCACAGGATGCCATCCGACACGGTATCGGCTATGTCAGCGAAGACCGGAAAGGATTAGGATTCGTAGCGAACCTGTCGGTTAAGGATAACATCACATTATCTAGTCTACTGAACCACAGAAAAGGGTTATTTATTCAGAAAAAAAGCGAACTTGGAGCCGCATCGAACATGGTCGGGAGTCTGCAAATCAAAGCATCCAGCATCGATCAGAAGGTTGCTAACCTGAGTGGAGGTAATCAGCAAAAAGTAGTCATTGGAAAAGTGCTACTTTCGTCGCCAGCGGTCATCATTCTCGATGAGCCGACCCGAGGTATTGACATAGGGGCGAAATTCGAGATCTATAAGCTGATCAATCAGTTGGTTGCAAAAGGATTGGCCGTCATTATAATCTCTTCTGAATTGCCCGAATTAGTAGGAATGAGTGATCGAATTCTTGTGCTGTCGAGGGGGGAGCAAACGGCTGTTCTGTCGAAAGAAGAAGCTACTCAGGAAGCGATCATGGCTTATGCAATGCCACACTAA
- a CDS encoding Gfo/Idh/MocA family protein gives MANKKELRIGLIGTGFMGRTHSNGYNRVPNFFPELAYTPVLKTVCSRNAEKVQAFADQWGYESVETDWKAVIARDDIDAVDICTPNDTHAEIAIAAAKAGKMILCEKPIARNVAEGQQMVDAAEEAGVVTTVWYNYRRIPAVTLAKQIVDSGKLGKIFHYRANFLQDWTISADVPQGGTGTWRMDAEAAGSGVTGDLLAHCIDTAMWLNGGIKDVSAVTETFVKERMHQLTGKMQSVGIDDACIFHCHFENGSLGLFESTRYARGHKALYTFEINGENASIRWDLHDLNRLEYYDYADDSIVRGWRSIHVTDGDQPYMSKWWVPGLGIGYEHSFIHQVADFLKSLETGEPCAPTFKDALETQKVCEAVLDSAASKSWKETGVEWTMP, from the coding sequence ATGGCAAACAAAAAAGAATTACGCATTGGCTTAATTGGAACTGGTTTTATGGGCCGGACTCATTCCAATGGATATAATCGTGTACCTAATTTTTTCCCTGAACTGGCTTACACGCCCGTCTTGAAAACGGTTTGTTCACGCAATGCAGAAAAAGTGCAGGCTTTTGCTGATCAGTGGGGCTACGAATCCGTCGAAACCGACTGGAAAGCCGTCATTGCCCGCGACGATATCGATGCGGTTGATATTTGTACGCCAAATGACACCCACGCTGAAATTGCCATTGCGGCTGCCAAGGCAGGGAAAATGATTCTCTGCGAAAAACCGATTGCCCGCAATGTTGCTGAAGGCCAGCAAATGGTCGATGCGGCAGAAGAAGCAGGGGTTGTTACAACCGTTTGGTACAACTACCGACGTATTCCGGCGGTTACACTGGCCAAGCAAATTGTCGATTCCGGTAAACTGGGTAAAATCTTCCATTACCGGGCTAACTTTCTTCAGGACTGGACCATTAGTGCAGACGTACCACAGGGCGGTACCGGCACCTGGCGTATGGATGCCGAGGCTGCTGGTTCGGGTGTAACCGGCGATCTGCTGGCTCACTGTATCGATACGGCCATGTGGCTTAATGGCGGAATCAAGGATGTGTCGGCCGTTACGGAAACCTTCGTTAAAGAACGGATGCACCAGCTGACCGGTAAAATGCAGTCCGTCGGTATCGACGATGCCTGTATTTTCCATTGTCATTTTGAAAACGGCTCACTGGGCCTTTTCGAATCGACCCGTTATGCTCGTGGACATAAAGCTTTATACACCTTCGAAATAAATGGTGAAAATGCGTCCATCCGTTGGGATTTACACGATCTGAACCGGCTGGAGTATTATGATTATGCCGACGATTCGATTGTGCGCGGCTGGCGGTCCATTCACGTTACCGATGGCGACCAACCCTACATGAGCAAATGGTGGGTTCCCGGATTAGGTATTGGTTACGAGCATAGCTTTATCCACCAGGTAGCCGACTTCCTCAAAAGTCTGGAAACGGGCGAACCCTGCGCGCCAACGTTCAAAGATGCACTGGAAACGCAGAAAGTTTGCGAGGCCGTTCTTGACTCCGCAGCCTCTAAAAGCTGGAAAGAAACCGGCGTTGAGTGGACTATGCCCTAA
- a CDS encoding sugar phosphate isomerase/epimerase family protein: protein MNENNYPKLHNAMWPGVVGKGPGSEPIIAFDTMLEKTAAAEVDGVKFDGVDLALFEHLDINMSDDDIKRLADKVGGYDLKIGSLVAPIWGGPAMGSKEERAQFVEMVRKSCHIGQKLSEIGIRPSGVVRIDSASSPTAWDADPVGNSKLIVQTFQEACDVAAEYGEKLAAEGEICWGGMHSWKTMLETLEAVDRPNMGFQADMAHTLLYTMGYNREQDRILPENFDWSDRKTLNDALKTLTKALRPWTIDFHVAQNDGTVFGSGSHDKTGRHCQALDPNGKLDVAHDAGYWLRDENGQLTKAFKHICWDGCMFPNEVMMRPQTWNDILATMIKVRQLHGWYEA, encoded by the coding sequence ATGAACGAGAATAACTATCCTAAACTCCACAATGCCATGTGGCCGGGAGTAGTTGGCAAAGGCCCCGGCTCCGAACCCATTATTGCTTTCGATACCATGCTGGAAAAGACCGCTGCCGCTGAGGTAGATGGAGTCAAATTCGATGGCGTCGATCTGGCTCTTTTCGAACATCTCGACATCAATATGTCGGACGACGACATAAAACGATTAGCCGATAAAGTTGGTGGCTATGATCTGAAAATTGGCTCGCTGGTTGCACCCATTTGGGGTGGCCCCGCCATGGGGTCCAAAGAAGAGCGCGCCCAGTTTGTTGAGATGGTGCGGAAATCATGCCATATTGGTCAGAAGCTTAGCGAAATTGGCATTCGGCCCAGTGGGGTTGTTCGCATCGATTCGGCCAGTTCGCCAACGGCCTGGGATGCTGATCCAGTCGGAAATTCTAAATTGATCGTACAAACCTTTCAGGAAGCCTGCGATGTAGCTGCTGAATACGGCGAGAAACTGGCTGCCGAGGGCGAAATTTGCTGGGGCGGTATGCACAGCTGGAAAACCATGCTCGAAACGCTGGAAGCCGTTGATCGCCCGAATATGGGTTTCCAGGCCGATATGGCCCATACCTTGTTATACACGATGGGATATAACCGGGAACAGGATCGCATCCTTCCCGAAAACTTCGATTGGAGCGATCGGAAAACGCTGAATGATGCGCTGAAGACCCTAACGAAAGCATTACGCCCCTGGACAATCGATTTCCATGTTGCCCAGAATGATGGAACCGTATTCGGTTCCGGTTCCCACGATAAAACAGGCCGCCACTGCCAGGCACTGGACCCAAATGGTAAACTCGACGTTGCCCATGATGCAGGCTACTGGCTGCGGGATGAAAACGGTCAGCTTACCAAAGCATTCAAGCATATTTGCTGGGATGGTTGTATGTTCCCGAATGAGGTAATGATGCGCCCACAAACGTGGAACGATATTCTGGCTACCATGATAAAAGTCCGGCAGTTACACGGCTGGTACGAAGCATAA
- a CDS encoding class I mannose-6-phosphate isomerase, with product MQTTEKVTVAEKALEQGKGILRLTPTWVPRSFCVPGRRIKLHPDDYYVLGGERGGIDERWFSSTTPAKNGPLTGENEGLSHIVFQDEDGTETLFLLKDAVDELKGELIGDRLWNEYGAWPMYSKFFDNMGPLPHHLHHNDEQAALIGQLGKPEAYYFPPQVNNHGGDFPYTFIGIAPGTTKEQIKECLQNFTKGDNKITNYSSAYRLEPGTGWDVPPGLLHAPGSLCTYEPQKASDVFAMYQSLVNEAIIPEELLWNGTPKDRIGDYDQLMEAIDWDLNTDPQMMANRFMSPKPVSDVDEMKAKGYSEVWVCYKSDAFSAKELTVLPGATVTIKDSAAYGLIMMQGHGKLGVWNVETPALIRYGQLTNDEFFVSEKAALEGVTIVNHSTTDPIVMLKHFGPSNPDLTL from the coding sequence ATGCAAACAACCGAAAAAGTAACCGTAGCTGAAAAAGCTTTAGAACAGGGGAAAGGAATTTTGCGGCTAACGCCAACTTGGGTTCCGCGTTCATTCTGCGTACCAGGAAGACGCATAAAACTACATCCAGATGATTATTATGTGCTGGGTGGAGAGCGTGGCGGTATTGATGAGCGCTGGTTCTCATCGACTACACCCGCTAAAAACGGCCCATTGACAGGTGAAAATGAGGGACTGAGTCACATCGTTTTTCAGGACGAAGACGGAACCGAAACGCTGTTTTTGCTTAAAGATGCCGTTGACGAATTAAAGGGAGAACTGATCGGCGACCGCTTATGGAATGAGTATGGTGCCTGGCCGATGTACTCCAAGTTTTTCGACAATATGGGGCCATTGCCTCACCATCTTCATCACAACGACGAACAGGCCGCGCTGATCGGGCAACTGGGCAAACCCGAAGCCTATTATTTCCCCCCTCAGGTTAATAACCACGGTGGTGATTTCCCGTATACCTTTATTGGTATTGCGCCGGGCACTACGAAAGAGCAGATAAAAGAATGCCTGCAAAACTTCACCAAAGGCGATAACAAGATCACAAATTATTCGTCAGCCTATCGGCTCGAACCCGGAACAGGCTGGGATGTTCCTCCTGGACTGCTTCACGCGCCGGGAAGCCTATGTACTTACGAACCACAGAAAGCGTCTGACGTATTTGCTATGTATCAGTCGCTGGTTAACGAAGCCATTATTCCGGAAGAGTTGCTGTGGAATGGTACACCCAAAGACCGGATCGGCGATTACGATCAACTGATGGAAGCCATCGATTGGGACCTGAATACCGATCCGCAAATGATGGCCAATCGGTTTATGAGCCCAAAGCCGGTTAGCGATGTCGACGAAATGAAGGCTAAGGGGTATAGTGAAGTCTGGGTTTGCTACAAATCGGATGCGTTTAGTGCAAAAGAACTCACCGTTTTACCGGGAGCGACCGTAACCATCAAAGATAGTGCGGCCTATGGTCTGATCATGATGCAGGGACATGGTAAATTAGGGGTCTGGAATGTGGAAACACCCGCTCTGATCCGGTACGGACAATTGACCAACGATGAGTTTTTTGTGAGCGAAAAAGCAGCACTGGAAGGTGTAACGATTGTGAACCACTCAACCACCGATCCAATTGTCATGCTCAAGCACTTCGGCCCGTCTAACCCAGATCTGACGTTATAG